GGATTTTTATTTGCCAATACGGTTGCTTGAATATTTTTTCCAAATCAAGCGCAAGGAATGGGGTCGTTCGATGTCAAAACAAAATAAACAAATAATTTTGGGACGAACCCTACGTTTCGATTATAAAACCTATTGCTATGCGATTTTTACTTGTGTTTGTTTTTAGTGCCATTGCTCTTATCTCCTTTGGTAACCCTGATCCTACGGCTAAAACCGATTGTGTTTACTATTCTGTGAAGGTAGATAGTAAGGATGTTAAAGCCAATGTTGAAAAGAAGATGCTTGCTCTTCAAGGTGTAACCGCTGTTGAGGTTAGCGTTGTAGATAGCTACATTCAGGTTACCTATTCTCCTTCGAAGGTAACTGCTGTAATTATTAAGGAAAAGATTGAGAAGTTGGGATTGGCTCCTCAGCCATTGAAGTGTAAGCCTCAATCGTCCTATTGTGATGGCGATTGCAGGGGATGTTCGGCAATTAAATCAAGGGGCCGCCATTGATTTCCGATTGGTAATCGTATCTCTAAACCGGATTGGACCCATACAAGGAAACAGTTCGGTTTCTTCTTTAAATGTGGTTCGCCTTTGTTTTAATAGTACAGAACATAATTCGGTGTAATGAAGGTTTGAACTAAATAGGAAAAGTAATATCTTTGCATTACAATATAATTTAACTAGTTAGCCATGAACCTCCAGTATTTATTCGACAGCGCTGGGAATACAACCGGAGTTTTTATTCCCATTGAAGAGTGGAATACCCTTAAGAAAAAGTATATGGGGATTGATGATGAGGTGATCGCTATTTCATCCTGGCAGGTAGATGAGGTAAAAGATCGGTTAGTCGATTATCGGAAGAACCCAAACCAAAGGCTGGATTTTGATAGTGCGATGGCGGACATCGAAAAGGATTTGTAATGTATACGGTCGTAATACTACCAAAGGCCAAGGATGATATTCGACAGGCTGCACTTTGGTATAACGAAAAACAACCGGGACTTGGAAAAAGGTTTGTGTTTCAAATTCGCCAAAAGGTTGAGCATATTCGCCAACACCCCATGGCTTTCAGCAAACGTTACGAGGATGTCAGACTGGCGGTAATGAACATCTTTCCTTTTACTATTCACTATTCCGTTGACGATCGAGTTAAAACAGTGCTTATTATTGCCGTGATGCATACTAGTCGCGATCCTAAAAATTGGGATAGACGCATTAAGGAGTAATTTTTGCGATAAATATTCTAATACAACACAAGTGGGTTTGCAACCGCAAATTAGGTTCAGGAAACACTTGGGGGAAATTATGTGCGGCTCTTCTATATACATATGATGCCGGAGGCATCAATTCTATCTAAGAAAATAGGTTTGCATGAGTTTATTCATTTGAATAAACTACATGCACCATTCTCTCTATTGGTTACCTCTAAATGCCCAACAGCAACCGATCGGGATTGCCACCGCCCAGCAGCATCAGTTCAGGGTTTTCGAGCATCTGTTTTACCTTAACGAGGAAACCCACGGAATCCTTGCCGTCAATAACCCGGTGATCGTAGCTGAGGGCAATATACATCATGGGGCGAATTTCCACTTTTCCGTCTATGGCCATTGGCCTATCCACAATGTTGTGCATTCCCAGTATTCCCGATTGAGGTGGATTAAGAATTGGGGTGCTCATCATGGAGCCATAGGTGCCTCCGTTGGTTATGGTAAAGGTGCCACCGGTCATTTCGTCGAGCGTTATTTTTCCCGTTCGGGCTTTTTCGGCCAACTCACCAATTCTACGCTCAATGCCAGCAAGCGAAAGCGTTTCGGCATTTCGGATTACGGGAACCATTAGCCCCTTAGGGGTTTGTACTGCAATGGCAATATCGTAGTAGTGTGGGGTGATTATCTCCTCGCCATCGAGGATGGAGTTTACCGAGGGATGCTGCTTAAGCGCCTCCACCACGGCCTTGGTGAAGAACGACATAAATCCCACCTTTACCCCGTGCTTCTCTTGGAACTCCTTGCCGTAGGTTTTGCGTAGATCCATTACACAGGTCATGTCCACCTCGTTGAAGGTGGTAAGCATGGCCGTTTCATTCTTTACTGTCACCAAGCGCTGTGCCAGCTTACGGCGCAGGGAGCTCATCCTATTCCTATCCTCGGAGCGAAGTGCTTCGGTGGGCATTGCCGGAACAACTCCGCCAGCTTGGCTTATACCTGCCTTAGCAAGTTCTACCTCGTGCCTTCCTATGCGCTTTAACCCGTTGATGATATCGTCCACCGACAATCCTTCCTCCTCCATCATCTGCTTGGCAAGAGGCGATACCTTTACCTTGTCGTCGGTTGAGGAGGTGATGGGCTGAGCCTTTTGCTCAACAATAGGCTTGGCTGCATCAGGTTGTTTTGCTGAAGGAGTAGCGGCACTCTTTGCAGCTGGTGCTTCAACTTTTGTGGCGCTACCGGTGGCTTCGCTATCGATGGTGCAGGCAACGCTACCAACCTTGATAGGTGTATTAGCCTTGGCAAGAATCTTTATTTTGCCACTCTCTGCCGCAAGCAACGGTAGGGTAGCCTTGTCGCTCTCTACCTCGGCAACTTCTTGATCTTTTTCAACCGCAGCACCATCTTCAACTAACCAGTTGGCAATTTCCACTTCGGTAATGCTTTCGCCCGGGCTGGGGATTTTTATTTCTATAACCATTATTTACGCTTATTTATGGTTCGTCTTTTTATTTTAAAATTGGCATATTGACAAATTGTCGAATTGGCACATTATCTCTACTTCTCTCCAAACAACACGTCTCTATCTACCTTCACATTTTTTCGTGCACTACCAACTTTACACTGTAGGCCGCAATACTTGTTCTTCAGATCGCAATCGCACTTACGAAATACCTTGTCGATGATCTCGGTTTGTTCTAGTATGTGCAATTTGTTGAGTCCAATAGCGGGGCTACCGCTTGCTTGGCGTGTAATCTGCTCCAAATCCAGTTCGGGAAGGTTGTTCTTGATAAAGTTCCAAGCACCCATGTTTTCTGGTTCTTCCTGCACCCAAAGATATTTAATGGCGTGCTTGTAACGATTGAGCACTTTATTAATCTGTTGGGCAGGGAAGGGGTAAAGCTGTTCCACTCTGATTAGCGCAATATCCTTTGCATCGAATTGTTCCTTGCGTTCGAGCAGGTCGTAGTATATCTTGCCTGAACAGAGTACTACACGAAGCACCGTATCGGGCTCGGTGTTATGATCGTCTATCACCTCTTGGAATGCTCCGCTGCTCATATCGCTGAGCGATGATACGCACTTGGGGTGGCGAAGCAAGCTCTTTGGGGTAAATACTATTAGCGGGAGGGTAAATTCACGCTTTACCTGCCTCCTATGCATGTGAAACAGGTTTGCTGGCGTGGTAGGTATAACTATCTGCATGTTGTTGTGGGCGCAAAGAGTTAGGAATCGCTCTATCCGTGCGCTGGAGTGTTCGGGTCCTTGACCTTCGTAACCATGGGGTAGAAGCAGGGTAAGGCCATTGAGCAGGGCCCACTTATCCTCTGCGGAGCTGATATACTGATCGATGATCACCTGAGCCACATTGAAAAAATCGCCAAACTGGGCTTCCCATATGGTTAGACCATTGGGCGTTGCAAGAGCATAACCGTAGTCGAATCCCAAAACGCCATACTCGGAGAGGTGGGAATTATATACTGTAACCGGGGCTTGATTCTTATCGAGGTTTTGAAGTGGGTAATACTTTTCATCGGAGTCTTCAATGTTGTAAACCGAGTGCCGATGCGAGAAGGTTCCTCGCTCGGAATCTTGTCCGCTAAGCCTTACTGGATGCCCTTCGATGGCTAAGGAGGCGTATGCCAAGAGCTCGCCAAGCGCCCAGTCGAGCTTTCCCGATTCCATCATCTGCGTTCTATCGTCGAGCAGCTTTTTTAACTTTTTGAAGAACGATTTTCCTTCGGGTAGGGTGTTGAATTTGGTAAATAGTTGCTTTAGCGTTTCGGCAGGAACCGCAGTAATTGGGGAACTATGGAAATCTTCAGGTCGTGAGTGACGCATACTCTTCCACTCTTCGGCAAAGAATCTTCGAATAGATACCTTTTGAAATGTTTTTGCTAAATCCAGCTTCTCGTCGAGCTCCTTGTCGAACTCTTGCTGCATCTGCTTTGCCTCCTCTTTCGACATGCTTCCGCTAGCTGCGAGATCGATGGCGTAAAGGTCGCGTGGGTTAGGATGTTTTGCAATGGCATCGTAAAGGATGGGCTGGGTAAAACGGGGCTCATCACCCTCGTTATGCCCGTATCTGCGGTAGCACAGAATGTCGATAAACACATCGGTGTGGAAGGTTTGCCTATACTCAACGGCCATTTTTATGGTATGGACCAAAGCCTCTGCATCGTCACCGTTCACGTGAAAAATTGGCGATTGGGTTACTTTGGCAATATCGGTGCAGTATGTGCTGCTTCGGGCATCGAGGTAATTGGTGGTAAACCCCACCTGATTATTAACCACCAGATGAATTGTTCCACCGGTTTTGTAGCCATTCAGCTGGCTCATCTGAAGGGTTTCGTAAACTACCCCTTGAGCGGCAACTGCTGCATCTCCATGAATAATTATTGGGGCAAGTTTATTGAAATCGCCTTTGTATCGGTTATCGATAAGGGCTCGTGAAACACCTTCGGCAACTGGACCAACCGTTTCGAGGTGAGACGGGTTGGGCAAGAGGCTTAGCGCAACTTTTTTTCCATTGTCGGTGGTAATGGTACTATTGAATCCGAGGTGGTATTTAACGTCGCCAAGAGTTACGTTTCCGTCGTAGCGTTCGCCCATAAACTCGGCAAATATTCTCTCAGCCGGCTTACGCATTATGTTTGTAAGGATGTTGAGCCTGCCACGGTGGGGCATGCCAATAATGAACTCTTCGATTCCAAGGTTGGCTCCATGCTCAATAACCGCATCGAGGGCCGGAACGAGTGATTCTGCACCTTCGAGAGAGAATCTTTTCTGTCCAACAAACTTCTTGTGAATGAACTGCTCGAACCCTACGGCGTGAGTGAGGTGCCAGTAGATGTGCTTTTGCTCTTCGGGGGTGTATATGGATAAGTTCTTAGAGTTCTCCATCTTTGCTCGGAGCCACTCCACGGCCTCTGGTCTTCGGATATAAGAATACTCTACACCAATTGAGGCGCAGTAGGTTTGCTGCAAATGATCAATAATAGTCTGCAGGGTTGCTGGTCCAATGCCAATGCCCTTGCCCGCTTGAAAGACGGTGTTGAGGTCGGCCTCGGACAACTTGTAGTTCTCCAGATCAAGGGTAGGTGTGTAGGTGCGGCGTGTTCTTACCGGGTTTGTTTGGGTGAAGAGGTGGCCGCGTTTGCGGTAATCTTCAATTAGGGTTACAACCTTAAACTCGTTGTCGACTATTCCAGAGGTTTGTTCGCCGTAGGTAGTTCGTGCCAACTCGTAGCCCTTAAAGAATGTCCTCCAACTCTCATCTATACTCTGCGGATCCTTCAGGTAGCGAAGATATAGTTCGTCAATGGCTTCAATTTCAGAATTCCCAACAAATGAAAATTTATCCATAGCTTATTGCATGTTCTCGTTTTGAAGATTATTATTGCCGTAGCCAAACAGCTTTCTTTGCTTAATCATTTCGCAGGCAAAGTTTGGAACCATTGATTCCCATTCGGCATCGTTGTTTTTTATTTTTTCAATTAAATCGTGCGGTTGTATGTGCAAGCGGCTTTTGTTGGCGCCCATTATTTCTAGTACCTTTCGGTTTGCCTTGAGGTATTGGTAAAGCGGAGCGATGTCGGGCGGTAGCACTAGGTCTTCGGAATGGATACACTTTCCCGTTTCTTTCTCTAGTTCAGGATAGATATAGAGTTTTGTATTCGCTGGGAATAACCGGCCAAACGCTTCCAGTATACCTCCTTTCAGGTTCTGGTAGTATTGCTTATCAAAGACCTTACGAAAGGTGGGTATTCCAATCACTATACGCAGCTTCTTTATTTTAAAGGCCGAGAAATAGCTAACCAACTTATAGTATTCACGGAAGTTGGAAATCATTACGTTCTGGCCCATGGCGTTGAGCAGATTCACACGGTCGAGGAAATCGCGCTCATCAATTTCTCCCTCATGTAGGAGGTTGTTGAGGGTAATCTCGCACAGGGCAATAGTGCTGTCGCGGGAGTATTCGGGATCGCTTTTGAAAATGGAGTAGCTGGTTTTCAGCATATCCAAGCCCAAGTAGGAGATGGGGCGAAACCTGCCTCGAATGGCCAGCACATTTTTCTTGTAGAGCATGTCCGATGGTTGGCGAACCTCCCCATTCCTATCGAAGATGGTGGCGTTGGTCATTCCATTCTTAACCAGCTGCACGCCAAGAAGGCGATTGTCGACCCAAGCCAAATCGGGGCCGCACATGCGCACCATGGTTACCTCAATACGGTCGGTGTCGAGGTTGTCCATTAGACTTTGAAGAAAAGTATTTGGGCTTTCGATGCAGTGAAAGCAGGCCCAAATTAGATTTACTCCAAGCGTTCCAAGCGTATACTGTTGCAGTAGCGTGTCGTTTTCTTTGAGGTTGACGTGAATCACCACCTCGCTGGCCTTTCCACGCTCCTGCATCTCAAATTTCACACCCAGCCATCCATGGCTATCGTTGGTCTTGGCAAAATTGATAGTTTCAACGGTGTTGGCAAAGGCAAAGAAACGGGTTTCGCTATCGTGCTGGTGTCTTAGCAAGTTTATGAGTTCGTCGTACTCGTAGTGGAGCATCTTGTGGAGTCGCTCCTCCGAAACGTAACGATCGGGTTTTCCTTCGTTATAGAGATGATCGGAAAAGGTTTTGTTGTAGGCCGAAATACTCTTGGCAATAGTGCCGGATGCCCCTCCTGCTTGGAAGAAGGCGCGTGCCACCTCTTGTCCTCCGCCAATTTCGGCAAGGGTTCCATATATGGTTTTGTCGAGATTTATGTTGAGCGCCTTGCTCTTAGTACTTTGTATTTCCCGTTCCATGAGGTCCATCTACAGTTGCCTAAAGGTAGAAAACTTTGTTTAACGTCATACTGTTTTCGCTTATTACCAAGGTAAACAAGCTTTGGTGGCAAAGGTTTTGAGGGAGCGAAAAAAAATGTGCCAATGCGACAATTGTTAAGAGGCAATAGAAACTAGGTGTTTAGGGTTTTAGGGTTCAGCATTACTTCATTAAACTCTAAAATTTAACCACAGAGAGCACAGAGAAATTAACCACAGAGAAAAACCGATTAGCTTCCTCTAACTTCTTTTAACTTCCTCTAACTCCATTTAATTCTTTAACTCCCGTTTACCTTCCGTCTTACTCCCGATTAACTTCCTCTTTCTCGATTAAACTTCGCAGTGGAAAAGTTATCTTAGAAACTCTACCTAGAACGAATATTCACAACCTAATGAAAAAACTTACGAGTGTATCGTTAACCTTGCTTTTGATTGCAGGGTTAGTGTTTTCTTCGACCAGCGCGAATGCCCAGGGCGATGTAGTTAAGAATATAATAAAGATTGGAACTACCGATAACCAAACCATGCAGCACCTCGACGTGTTGTGCAACCGTTTTGGTGGCAGGCTCATTGGCTCCGATGCTTACGATAACGCCGCCGAATGGACGGCCAGTAAGTTTAAGGAGTGGGGCATGCAGGTGGAGATGGATGAAGCTGGAACGCTGCCGGTTGGTTTTAACCGGGGACCATGGTTTGGTAAAATGTTAGGAGAGGAGGGGATGGATTTGCACTTTGCAACCCCATCGTACACCTCGGGAACAAAAGGTGTCCAGACAGGTCATGTGCTATTGGAACCCAAAACCCAAGCCGAGTTCGACCGCATGAAGGGCCGTCTCAAAGGTGCTTGGGTGCTGATCACTGGAACTAGCAGCGGATGGCCCATCGACTACTCCGTTAGCGCAACTGCACATAGGAGTCAGATCATTGCCGAAAACATTGATATTGCCAAGAAAAACCGTGAGATTGCTGATATTAACGATACGGCTAAAGTTAAACTAGAGCCCATACCACTGAAGGATGAGCCCGCGCTTTTCTACAAGCAGATGAAGGATGCCGGAATTCTAGGGATTATCCAATCCGCACCGGTACCCATTACTGCCCTCTACGACCGTAAGAATGTCGACAGCATGACCTTTGAAACGCTGCCTACGATTCCCGATATTAAGCTCGATGAGCATCAGTATGCCACCATTGCCCAAATGGCAAAAGAGCGCCGTAACTTTTTCCTCGAGTTCGATATCCGCAACCACTTTAAGATGGGTCCGGTGAAGTATCACAACGTTATTGGGATAATCCCAGGCTCGAAATTCCCCAACGAGTATGTTATTATGAGCGGACATCTCGATGCCTTTGATGTGGGCACCGGTGGCGTGGACGATGGTTCGGGTGTAACCCCAACCATGGAGGCTGCCCGACTGATTATGAAAGCAGGAGGAAAACCTAAGCGCACCATTTTAGTTTGCCTATGGGCTGGTGAGGAGTTTGGCCTGTTGGGTTCCAAGAGTTGGGTGGCTAAGAACAAGGCCAAACTGCCTAAAATATCGAACATGTTCAACCGCGATGGCGGCCCAACCGTAGCCAACAGCCTCAGCGTTTCGGAGGCTATGTGGGACGATATGGAGACGATTTGCAAACCGCTCAATGGTATTAATCCCGACTTTCCCTTCACCCTAAAGAAGCGTGAGCCACGGCCCATGCCTAAAAAGGCTGGTGGAACCGATGCGGGATCTTTTTCGGTGGAGGGTGTTCCCACCATTACCTTTGGCACCGAAGACTCCAA
This genomic interval from Williamwhitmania taraxaci contains the following:
- a CDS encoding heavy-metal-associated domain-containing protein gives rise to the protein MRFLLVFVFSAIALISFGNPDPTAKTDCVYYSVKVDSKDVKANVEKKMLALQGVTAVEVSVVDSYIQVTYSPSKVTAVIIKEKIEKLGLAPQPLKCKPQSSYCDGDCRGCSAIKSRGRH
- a CDS encoding type II toxin-antitoxin system RelE/ParE family toxin — translated: MYTVVILPKAKDDIRQAALWYNEKQPGLGKRFVFQIRQKVEHIRQHPMAFSKRYEDVRLAVMNIFPFTIHYSVDDRVKTVLIIAVMHTSRDPKNWDRRIKE
- the odhB gene encoding 2-oxoglutarate dehydrogenase complex dihydrolipoyllysine-residue succinyltransferase, whose protein sequence is MVIEIKIPSPGESITEVEIANWLVEDGAAVEKDQEVAEVESDKATLPLLAAESGKIKILAKANTPIKVGSVACTIDSEATGSATKVEAPAAKSAATPSAKQPDAAKPIVEQKAQPITSSTDDKVKVSPLAKQMMEEEGLSVDDIINGLKRIGRHEVELAKAGISQAGGVVPAMPTEALRSEDRNRMSSLRRKLAQRLVTVKNETAMLTTFNEVDMTCVMDLRKTYGKEFQEKHGVKVGFMSFFTKAVVEALKQHPSVNSILDGEEIITPHYYDIAIAVQTPKGLMVPVIRNAETLSLAGIERRIGELAEKARTGKITLDEMTGGTFTITNGGTYGSMMSTPILNPPQSGILGMHNIVDRPMAIDGKVEIRPMMYIALSYDHRVIDGKDSVGFLVKVKQMLENPELMLLGGGNPDRLLLGI
- a CDS encoding 2-oxoglutarate dehydrogenase E1 component codes for the protein MDKFSFVGNSEIEAIDELYLRYLKDPQSIDESWRTFFKGYELARTTYGEQTSGIVDNEFKVVTLIEDYRKRGHLFTQTNPVRTRRTYTPTLDLENYKLSEADLNTVFQAGKGIGIGPATLQTIIDHLQQTYCASIGVEYSYIRRPEAVEWLRAKMENSKNLSIYTPEEQKHIYWHLTHAVGFEQFIHKKFVGQKRFSLEGAESLVPALDAVIEHGANLGIEEFIIGMPHRGRLNILTNIMRKPAERIFAEFMGERYDGNVTLGDVKYHLGFNSTITTDNGKKVALSLLPNPSHLETVGPVAEGVSRALIDNRYKGDFNKLAPIIIHGDAAVAAQGVVYETLQMSQLNGYKTGGTIHLVVNNQVGFTTNYLDARSSTYCTDIAKVTQSPIFHVNGDDAEALVHTIKMAVEYRQTFHTDVFIDILCYRRYGHNEGDEPRFTQPILYDAIAKHPNPRDLYAIDLAASGSMSKEEAKQMQQEFDKELDEKLDLAKTFQKVSIRRFFAEEWKSMRHSRPEDFHSSPITAVPAETLKQLFTKFNTLPEGKSFFKKLKKLLDDRTQMMESGKLDWALGELLAYASLAIEGHPVRLSGQDSERGTFSHRHSVYNIEDSDEKYYPLQNLDKNQAPVTVYNSHLSEYGVLGFDYGYALATPNGLTIWEAQFGDFFNVAQVIIDQYISSAEDKWALLNGLTLLLPHGYEGQGPEHSSARIERFLTLCAHNNMQIVIPTTPANLFHMHRRQVKREFTLPLIVFTPKSLLRHPKCVSSLSDMSSGAFQEVIDDHNTEPDTVLRVVLCSGKIYYDLLERKEQFDAKDIALIRVEQLYPFPAQQINKVLNRYKHAIKYLWVQEEPENMGAWNFIKNNLPELDLEQITRQASGSPAIGLNKLHILEQTEIIDKVFRKCDCDLKNKYCGLQCKVGSARKNVKVDRDVLFGEK
- a CDS encoding TonB-dependent receptor, yielding MEREIQSTKSKALNINLDKTIYGTLAEIGGGQEVARAFFQAGGASGTIAKSISAYNKTFSDHLYNEGKPDRYVSEERLHKMLHYEYDELINLLRHQHDSETRFFAFANTVETINFAKTNDSHGWLGVKFEMQERGKASEVVIHVNLKENDTLLQQYTLGTLGVNLIWACFHCIESPNTFLQSLMDNLDTDRIEVTMVRMCGPDLAWVDNRLLGVQLVKNGMTNATIFDRNGEVRQPSDMLYKKNVLAIRGRFRPISYLGLDMLKTSYSIFKSDPEYSRDSTIALCEITLNNLLHEGEIDERDFLDRVNLLNAMGQNVMISNFREYYKLVSYFSAFKIKKLRIVIGIPTFRKVFDKQYYQNLKGGILEAFGRLFPANTKLYIYPELEKETGKCIHSEDLVLPPDIAPLYQYLKANRKVLEIMGANKSRLHIQPHDLIEKIKNNDAEWESMVPNFACEMIKQRKLFGYGNNNLQNENMQ
- a CDS encoding M28 family metallopeptidase; translated protein: MKKLTSVSLTLLLIAGLVFSSTSANAQGDVVKNIIKIGTTDNQTMQHLDVLCNRFGGRLIGSDAYDNAAEWTASKFKEWGMQVEMDEAGTLPVGFNRGPWFGKMLGEEGMDLHFATPSYTSGTKGVQTGHVLLEPKTQAEFDRMKGRLKGAWVLITGTSSGWPIDYSVSATAHRSQIIAENIDIAKKNREIADINDTAKVKLEPIPLKDEPALFYKQMKDAGILGIIQSAPVPITALYDRKNVDSMTFETLPTIPDIKLDEHQYATIAQMAKERRNFFLEFDIRNHFKMGPVKYHNVIGIIPGSKFPNEYVIMSGHLDAFDVGTGGVDDGSGVTPTMEAARLIMKAGGKPKRTILVCLWAGEEFGLLGSKSWVAKNKAKLPKISNMFNRDGGPTVANSLSVSEAMWDDMETICKPLNGINPDFPFTLKKREPRPMPKKAGGTDAGSFSVEGVPTITFGTEDSKGYNFSYMEIWHTERDLFNKSIPEYQEHTSIVTAIVVYGVANLNHLLSREGYFAPEKEELKK